From the Homo sapiens chromosome 1, GRCh38.p14 Primary Assembly genome, one window contains:
- the BCL9 gene encoding B-cell CLL/lymphoma 9 protein, translating into MHSSNPKVRSSPSGNTQSSPKSKQEVMVRPPTVMSPSGNPQLDSKFSNQGKQGGSASQSQPSPCDSKSGGHTPKALPGPGGSMGLKNGAGNGAKGKGKRERSISADSFDQRDPGTPNDDSDIKECNSADHIKSQDSQHTPHSMTPSNATAPRSSTPSHGQTTATEPTPAQKTPAKVVYVFSTEMANKAAEAVLKGQVETIVSFHIQNISNNKTERSTAPLNTQISALRNDPKPLPQQPPAPANQDQNSSQNTRLQPTPPIPAPAPKPAAPPRPLDRESPGVENKLIPSVGSPASSTPLPPDGTGPNSTPNNRAVTPVSQGSNSSSADPKAPPPPPVSSGEPPTLGENPDGLSQEQLEHRERSLQTLRDIQRMLFPDEKEFTGAQSGGPQQNPGVLDGPQKKPEGPIQAMMAQSQSLGKGPGPRTDVGAPFGPQGHRDVPFSPDEMVPPSMNSQSGTIGPDHLDHMTPEQIAWLKLQQEFYEEKRRKQEQVVVQQCSLQDMMVHQHGPRGVVRGPPPPYQMTPSEGWAPGGTEPFSDGINMPHSLPPRGMAPHPNMPGSQMRLPGFAGMINSEMEGPNVPNPASRPGLSGVSWPDDVPKIPDGRNFPPGQGIFSGPGRGERFPNPQGLSEEMFQQQLAEKQLGLPPGMAMEGIRPSMEMNRMIPGSQRHMEPGNNPIFPRIPVEGPLSPSRGDFPKGIPPQMGPGRELEFGMVPSGMKGDVNLNVNMGSNSQMIPQKMREAGAGPEEMLKLRPGGSDMLPAQQKMVPLPFGEHPQQEYGMGPRPFLPMSQGPGSNSGLRNLREPIGPDQRTNSRLSHMPPLPLNPSSNPTSLNTAPPVQRGLGRKPLDISVAGSQVHSPGINPLKSPTMHQVQSPMLGSPSGNLKSPQTPSQLAGMLAGPAAAASIKSPPVLGSAAASPVHLKSPSLPAPSPGWTSSPKPPLQSPGIPPNHKAPLTMASPAMLGNVESGGPPPPTASQPASVNIPGSLPSSTPYTMPPEPTLSQNPLSIMMSRMSKFAMPSSTPLYHDAIKTVASSDDDSPPARSPNLPSMNNMPGMGINTQNPRISGPNPVVPMPTLSPMGMTQPLSHSNQMPSPNAVGPNIPPHGVPMGPGLMSHNPIMGHGSQEPPMVPQGRMGFPQGFPPVQSPPQQVPFPHNGPSGGQGSFPGGMGFPGEGPLGRPSNLPQSSADAALCKPGGPGGPDSFTVLGNSMPSVFTDPDLQEVIRPGATGIPEFDLSRIIPSEKPSQTLQYFPRGEVPGRKQPQGPGPGFSHMQGMMGEQAPRMGLALPGMGGPGPVGTPDIPLGTAPSMPGHNPMRPPAFLQQGMMGPHHRMMSPAQSTMPGQPTLMSNPAAAVGMIPGKDRGPAGLYTHPGPVGSPGMMMSMQGMMGPQQNIMIPPQMRPRGMAADVGMGGFSQGPGNPGNMMF; encoded by the exons ATGCATTCCAGTAACCCTAAAGTGAGGAGCTCTCCATCAGGAAACACACAGAG taGCCCTAAGTCAAAGCAGGAGGTGATGGTCCGTCCCCCTACAGTGATGTCCCCATCTGGAAACCCCCAGCTGGATTCCAAATTCTCCAATCAGGGTAAACAGGGGGGCTCAGCCAGCCAATCCCAGCCATCCCCCTGTGACTCCAAGAGTGGGGGCCATACCCCTAAAGCACTCCCTGGCCCAGGTGGGAGCATGGGGCTGAAGAATGGGGCTGGAAATGGTGCCAAGGGCAAGGGGAAAAGGGAGCGAAGTATTTCCGCCGACTCCTTTGATCAGAGAGATCCTGGGACTCCAAACGATGACTCTGACATTAAAG aatgTAATTCTGCTGACCACATAAAGTCCCAGGATTCCCAGCACACACCACACTCGATGACCCCATCAAATGCTACAGCCCCCAGGTCTTCTACCCCCTCCCATGGCCAAACTACTGCCACAGAGCCCACACCTGCTCAGAAGACTCCAGCCAAAGTGGTGTACGTGTTTTCTACTGAGATGGCCAATAA AGCTGCAGAAGCTGTTTTGAAGGGCCAGGTTGAAACTATCGTCTCTTTCCACATCCAGAACATTTCTAACAACAAGACAGAGAGAAGCACAGCGCCTCTG AACACACAGATATCTGCCCTTCGGAATGATCCGAAACCTCTCCCACAACAGCCCCCAGCTCCGGCCAACCAGGACCAGAATTCTTCCCAGAATACCAGACTGCAGCCAACTCCACCCATTCCGGCACCAGCACCCAAGCCTGCCGCACCCCCACGTCCCCTGGACCGGGAGAGTCCTGGGGTAGAAAACAAACTGATTCCTTCTGTAGGAAGTCCTGCCAGCTCCACTCCACTGCCCCCAGATGGTACTGGGCCCAACTCAACTCCCAACAATAGGGCAGTGACCCCTGTCTCCCAGGGGAGCAATAGCTCTTCAGCAGATCCCAAAGCCCCTCCGCCTCCACCAGTGTCCAGTGGCGAGCCCCCCACACTGGGAGAGAATCCCGATGGCCTATCTCAGGAGCAGCTGGAGCACCGGGAGCGCTCCTTACAAACTCTCAGAGATATCCAGCGCATGCTTTTTCCTGATGAGAAAGAATTCACAGGAGCACAAAGTGGGGGACCGCAGCAGAATCCTGGGGTATTAGATGGGCCTCAGAAAAAACCAGAAGGGCCAATACAGGCCATGATGGCCCAATCCCAAAGCCTAGGTAAGGGACCTGGGCCCCGGACAGACGTGGGAGCTCCATTTGGCCCTCAAGGACATAGAGATGTACCCTTTTCTCCAGATGAAATGGTTCCACCTTCTATGAACTCCCAGTCTGGGACCATAGGACCCGACCACCTTGACCATATGACTCCCGAGCAGATAGCGTGGCTGAAACTGCAGCAGGAGTTTTatgaagagaagaggaggaagcaggaaCAAGTGGTTGTCCAGCAGTGTTCCCTCCAGGACATGATGGTCCATCAGCACGGGCCTCGGGGAGTGGTCCGAGGACCCCCCCCTCCATACCAGATGACCCCTAGTGAAGGCTGGGCACCTGGGGGTACAGAGCCATTTTCTGATGGTATCAACATGCCACATTCTCTGCCCCCGAGGGGCATGGCTCCCCACCCCAACATGCCAGGGAGCCAGATGCGCCTCCCTGGATTTGCAGGCATGATAAACTCTGAAATGGAAGGGCCGAATGTCCCCAACCCTGCATCTAGACCAGGTCTTTCTGGAGTCAGTTGGCCAGATGATGTGCCAAAAATCCCAGATGGTCGAAATTTTCCTCCTGGCCAGGGCATTTTCAGCGGTCCTGGCCGAGGGGAACGCTTCCCAAACCCCCAAGGATTGTCTGAAGAGATGTTTCAGCAGCAGCTGGCAGAGAAACAGCTGGGTCTCCCCCCAGGGATGGCCATGGAAGGCATCAGGCCCAGCATGGAGATGAACAGGATGATTCCAGGCTCCCAGCGCCACATGGAGCCTGGGAATAACCCCATTTTCCCTCGAATACCAGTTGAGGGCCCTCTGAGTCCTTCTAGGGGTGACTTTCCAAAAGGAATTCCCCCACAGATGGGCCCTGGTCGGGAACTTGAGTTTGGGATGGTTCCTAGTGGGATGAAGGGAGATGTCAATCTAAATGTCAACATGGGATCCAACTCTCAGATGATACCTCAGAAGATGAGAGAGGCTGGGGCGGGCCCTGAGGAGATGCTGAAATTACGCCCAGGTGGCTCAGACATGCTGCCTGCTCAGCagaagatggtgccactgccatTTGGTGAGCACCCCCAGCAGGAGTATGGCATGGGCCCCAGACCATTCCTTCCCATGTCTCAGGGTCCAGGCAGCAACAGTGGCTTGCGGAATCTCAGAGAACCAATTGGGCCCGACCAGAGGACTAACAGCCGGCTCAGTCATATGCCACCACTACCTCTCAACCCTTCCAGTAACCCCACCAGCCTCAACACAGCTCCTCCAGTTCAGCGCGGCCTGGGGCGGAAGCCCTTGGATATATCTGTGGCAGGCAGCCAGGTGCATTCCCCAGGCATTAACCCTCTGAAGTCTCCCACGATGCACCAAGTCCAGTCACCAATGCTGGGCTCGCCCTCGGGGAACCTCAAGTCCCCCCAGACTCCATCGCAGCTGGCAGGCATGCTGGCGggcccagctgctgctgcttccatTAAGTCCCCCCCTGTTTTGGGGTCTGCTGCTGCTTCACCTGTCCACCTCAAGTCTCCATCACTTCCTGCCCCGTCACCTGGATGGACCTCTTCTCCAAAACCTCCCCTTCAGAGTCCTGGGATCCCTCCAAACCATAAAGCACCCCTCACcatggcctccccagccatgctgggaAATGTAGAGTCAG GTGGCCCCCCACCTCCTACAGCCAGCCAGCCTGCCTCTGTGAATATCCCTGGAAGTCTTCCCTCTAGTACACCTTATACCATGCCTCCAGAGCCAACCCTTTCCCAGAACCCACTCTCTATTATGATGTCTCGAATGTCCAAGTTTGCAATGCCCAGTTCCACCCCGTTATACCATGATGCTATCAAGACTGTGGCCAGCTCAGATGACGACTCCCCTCCAGCTCGTTCTCCCAACTTGCCATCAATGAATAATATGCCAG gaatgGGCATTAATACACAGAATCCTCGAATTTCAGGTCCAAACCCCGTGGTTCCGATGCCAACCCTCAGCCCAATGGGAATGACCCAGCCACTTTCTCACTCCAATCAGATGCCCTCTCCAAATGCCGTGGGACCCAACATACCTCCTCATGGGGTCCCAATGGGGCCTGGCTTGATGTCACACAATCCTATCATGGGGCATGGGTCCCAGGAGCCACCGATGGTACCTCAAGGACGGATGGGCTTCCCCCAGGGCTTCCCTCCAGTACAGTCTCCCCCACAGCAGGTTCCATTCCCTCACAATGGCCCCAGTGGGGGGCAGGGCAGCTTCCCAGGAGGGATGGGTTTCCCAGGAGAAGGCCCCCTTGGCCGCCCCAGCAACCTGCCCCAAAGTTCAGCAGATGCAGCACTTTGCAAGCCTGGAGGCCCCGGGGGTCCTGACTCCTTCACTGTCCTGGGGAACAGCATGCCTTCGGTGTTTACAGACCCAGATCTGCAGGAGGTCATCCGACCTGGAGCCACCGGAATACCTGAGTTTGATCTATCCCGCATTATTCCATCTGAGAAGCCCAGCCAGACGCTGCAATATTTCCCTCGAGGGGAAGTTCCAGGCCGTAAACAGCCCCAGGGTCCTGGACCTGGGTTTTCACACATGCAGGGGATGATGGGCGAACAAGCCCCCAGAATGGGACTAGCATTACCTGGCATGGGAGGTCCAGGGCCAGTGGGAACTCCGGACATCCCTCTTGGTACAGCTCCATCCATGCCAGGCCACAACCCCATGAGACCACCAGCCTTTCTCCAACAAGGCATGATGGGACCTCACCATCGGATGATGTCACCAGCACAATCTACAATGCCCGGCCAGCCCACCCTGATGAGCAATCCAGCTGCTGCCGTGGGCATGATTCCTGGCAAGGATCGGGGGCCTGCCGGGCTCTACACCCACCCTGGGCCTGTGGGCTCTCCAGGCATGATGATGTCCATGCAGGGCATGATGGGACCCCAACAGAACATCATGATCCCCCCACAGATGAGGCCCCGGGGCATGGCTGCTGACGTGGGCATGGGTGGATTTAGCCAAGGACCTGGCAACCCAGGAAACATgatgttttaa
- the LOC128071544 gene encoding uncharacterized LOC128071544 — MRDFPLAAGGTHPENAGAARGKDPLPQQRKTKRKKAYRQRALRDAPSKQWASATAPSSCFCCNPRGTR; from the coding sequence ATGCGAGATTTTCCTCTGGCAGCAGGAGGCACGCACCCAGAGAATGCTGGAGCTGCAAGGGGAAAGGACCCACTTCCAcagcagagaaaaacaaagaggaaaaaggcATACAGGCAGCGAGCGCTAAGGGACGCACCCAGCAAGCAGTGGGCCAGTGCCACTGCCCCCAGCAGCTGTTTCTGCTGCAACCCGAGAGGAACTCGGTGA